A DNA window from Octopus sinensis linkage group LG25, ASM634580v1, whole genome shotgun sequence contains the following coding sequences:
- the LOC115224215 gene encoding chymotrypsin-1 isoform X3, which yields MLSLCCLLVTVASVFAAPETQIVGGSKAQNCEFPSIVHLKIFNQPTDNRVSVCGGTLIDSTHVLTAAHCLEGNVRRVKVNIGSNNKWSPGSQSTTASRILKHGGYVHTPYLIKNDIAILTLSDPVREGRCVKFAQLASKGETFGTRKCIAAGWGDFQFEGNSPDELYKVALPAIPHDVCTQNSMMRIAEGVLCAGDFRQGGASTCQGDSGGPLYCPSSNGQMVLAGVTSFGRKCDMEISAFSDVGYFRDWIQTNL from the exons ATGTTGTCTCTCTGTTGCCTTCTTGTTACGGTTGCTTCAGTTTTTGCTG CACCAGAAACACAGATCGTCGGTGGATCTAAAGCACAAAACTGCGAGTTTCCTTCCATTGTCCACCTCAAAATATTTAACCAACCCACAGATAACAGGGTTAGTGTATGTGGAGGTACTTTGATTGATTCTACACACGTATTGACAGCAGCCCACTGCCT cGAAGGAAATGTCAGAAGGGTTAAAGTAAATATTGGTTCCAACAACAAATGGAGTCCTGGTTCTCAGTCAACAACTGCAAGCAGAATTCTGAAACATGGTGGATACGTACATACTCCATACCTGATTA AGAACGACATTGCCATACTGACTTTGAGCGACCCAGTCCGTGAAGGTAGATGTGTCAAGTTTGCACAATTGGCCAGTAAAGGAGAAACATTTGGTACCCGAAAATGTATCGCTGCTGGATGGGGAGATTTCCAAT TTGAGGGAAACAGTCCTGACGAATTATACAAAGTGGCTCTTCCAGCTATTCCCCATGATGTATGTACACAAAACTCAATGATGCGAATTGCTGAGGGAGTTCTCTGTGCCGGAGATTTCAGACAAGGTGGAGCATCTACTTGCCAG GGTGACTCTGGTGGTCCACTTTATTGTCCAAGTTCAAATGGTCAAATGGTCTTAGCTGGTGTAACTTCCTTTGGACGTAAATGTGACATGGAAATCAGCGCTTTCAGCGATGTCGGATATTTCCGAGACTGGATCCAGACTAACCTGTAA